Genomic DNA from Coffea arabica cultivar ET-39 chromosome 7e, Coffea Arabica ET-39 HiFi, whole genome shotgun sequence:
ATGTAGTCTTATAGTTTCTCTTTGTGCACATAATTGTTGATGTGTCTAAACAGCACTACTTTAGGCAGATCGATTGCACAGGTTTAGTCGTGCATACCAGCGGCGCTGACGGAGTGAGTGGAGGCCAAGTTTATCTGTGATTTCAGAAACTCTCATGGCATTTGGGAGATCTTGCTTATTGGCAAAGACAAGAAGGATGGCATCACGTAGTTCCTCCTAGGAAAAGAGAAGCAAATTGTGGGCATGAATCTCATGACAACTACTTCgtggaggatttttttttttaaacttttttggGTAAGCACTTCGTGTAGGATAGTCGATTCGTGTTAAGCGTTCTACAGAACGTACCTCATTAAGCATTCGATGGAGCTCATCTCTTGCTTCTGAAATTCTTTCTTTGTCATTACTATCAACTACGAAAATAAGGCCCTGAGTGTTCTGAAAGTAGTGCCTCCATAAAGGTCGAATCTGTAGATGAATGAGTATAGTAGTAAGAGAAGCTCTTTCGATGTGTGATTAGCATGCCTGATATGCAGATAGCAGTGATTTGTAACGCATGCGTGCATGAGGAGACCATAAGACGTGCATGGGTTTTGCCCTTGGCTAGTAAAGATTTTTGCCAATTGATTTTCATAAGTAAAGAAAGATTAGGTAATTGATAAGAAAAAGTACCTTATCCTGCCCTCCTACATCCCATACTGTGAAACTCGCGTTTTTGTATTCCACTGTCTCTACATTGAAGCCTGTTTGATCCCAAAAAACCGTTGAGACCAGATACATCATACAATTTTCAAGTTTTACAAGCACCCTCTGGGCAAACAAATTTAATTAGGGAAGATTGAGAGCTTTGTGTAGGATAAATACAACATCCTAGTTAGCAATCCATGTAACTAGTGCTTACATATGAACTTGAAACACATACACAACACACACAGCAAGATTGTAAGAAGTTCCAAGCAGATACCTATAGTGGGGATGGTAGTAACAATCTCTCCAAGCTTTAACTTGTACAGAATAGTAGTTTTGCCAGCGGCATCAAGACCAACCATCAGAATCCTCATTTCTTTCTTCGCAAAGAGCATTTTTGCAAACCTTGATATTGCCAAACCCATTTCTGTACCAAATAAtcaggaaaatagaaaaataaaattaggtaCGTCGTACTTTAAGCTGTCCAAATTCACTCACTTGAAAAATTTAATAGAAGATGCCAGTGGAGACACACAGAAAATGCATTGCTTTCTGTTCTTGCTTGTATTTAATTGACGAACGTGCTGAGAAGCATAAAGAGGAAAGGTGGATGGGATTCAGCCAGGGGCCGAGGTAGAATAAAGGGCACTGAATTGTTATGCTTTCGGCTGTGAAGAAAAATTCGATTTGACCTATTCCTGGAATAGCCTAATCCCAGTCCAGATGAGTGACATGAGCTGAGATTCGCTCTTTGAGTTGGACGTTTATAGAATCTAATGACGCCCAAATTTGCAGGGAATCggattcactttttttttggatgaagaGAACCACATAAAAGTAAACTAGTTGGCTGGTATTTCCTTTCAAGATTGCTTTCTTCGCTTGGACTTCTATTAAGCGCCATATTGCTCTACATCACCATATGCTGATACTGGTGTGTGGTTTACGGGATCATCTCGCTTGAGGGTTATCCTTTTTTGTGGGGATCATGATTACGTGCTACATTGTTTTTTCCTTCCCTTGGCATTAAGAATTACATCACTTTGTGAATCGGTTGCTCACGGAAAAAAGCAACGAAGAGGCCTTTCTGGCCAGCTTCTTCAGGAATTAATAATCGTCAATCCTGACCTTTGATAATAAAAGCATCAACAAGGGGTTTAATACATTAATGTTAATATATAGGCATGTTCATGGCTGCCAGTCTACGGATGCCAACCAAAGTACGAGCAAATGAATTGGGGGCATAAGTCATAACAAGTGACGTGTCCATAACATTTTCGGTAATCAGATTGATTAGAGAGAGCAAACAAAGATACCCAACATTCCATAGACAGCAAGGGAAAACAGATAGTAAATCATAAGCCATCTTCTACTATAAATAATTCACTTGTGTATTTAAAAAAGGCGTTATCCTTGGTCCTGGAGATGGAGTGATGAGTAGTGAAAAACACTCTCCAATCAAacatgaaattcttgaactagAACTAAACCTGAATAAACAAGCGAAAGCTGACACAGAGATGAAGTAGAACAATAGaagtgccaaaaaaaaaaagggcctattgtgaagttatttccGAGAGATAGCCTCCTTGGCAGACTCTAAGGTTGAGGCAATGGAAGCAGCAGCATTGGCCAAGACACCGCCACTAGTTTTTGAATCCGGGGATGAGTCATGATGCTGATGTATGACCTGCACTGGCTTCTGGTCTAGGCCTCCTCCGGCAGATGACCTATAATCTGTTGAGTCCACCCTCCTCTCAACCTGACCTTGTGCATTTACAGCGCCAGTTTCCTAGCACAACAAGAACCTAAATAAATCATTTATGCAACAAATTAATTCGATGCGGAAATTATTAGTGAAACATGCTGTCCAACATGGATACATGTACATACAGTCTTACCCTGTTCGCCGATGGGTTCATACTGCTGACGTTGGTGATGGGTTGTCCTAAATTTAGAAAACGAGGTCTTGACTGCGTTTGTTTGGGTTTTTAACGTTCCAAATGAAACATTTTTGCCATTTATTAATGCGTGCATTGGCCGAATCTGTTGGCAGTCGAAGGAAGAAAAAGTCTTTAGGATTTAGCAGCAACCAACCGAAGGCGATTACTGCGTTTCAGTTATGGCCAaggttttttcaaaaattttccccTTCCGTGTTTTACATAGTTGTGATGGAAAGATTATAGCTTTTCAAAGCGGCAGCCAAAGATTATAGTCATGCGAAGAGATGTACTTGCCATTAACCAGGAAGTTGGTCTAACAAAATAATTTTGCCAAGATGAGACATTTGGCTTCTCCAGCTCCTTCATTATCTTTTTCAATACCTCCACTCCGACCCCATAAGCATCCATCCTCATTGCGTTGCATTGAGGAGAAAGGAGACCAAGACCAAAATCACAACCATGTCATCACAAGGGGTTCTGCACCAGTAAACCTCTTGGCTTGCCTAACAACTGATACTACATAATAGATTGAATTTAATTCGCTCGTTTCTCTCTTATTATTATGTTTTGGCTCCAAAATGCCAGCGTTATACAACCACTTCATGAAATTCACCTGATGGCATTTGAACATATTTCTGGGCATGTAATAAAATTGTAACTACTAGCTAGTAATCAGCTAGCTTTTGAAGTTGGTTAAAAACTTACTGTTTTCCCCTTGCATTTTTTAAGACCTTAGGTTAAATGGTGTAAGGTATCGCCTAGAGCTACCATGGAAGTAAGCCTTATTCTGCTAATAAATCCTAAATGAAGTGCTCAAGGACCTCTTCTTACAAAAATATATTTCCAGTTATGCAGCATGTCCCTAAGATATACCCAGACAGTTGTTCCTACTTTATGTTCTAAGTAGGACTATTTGCAActaaaagaagcaaaaactttGAGATACACTAAGTAGTTTTTGAACAGACAACAACGACTAGCATAGCTGCTAGATTGTGTACACCATTGAAGTCCAAATTCTCATAGACAATCAATATGTCACCAGGGGTGATCCACTGCAATGGACATCAGAAGCATCAGAAATCCTTTGCCTCGGGGACAAGGTACTGTTTGCAGCTGCATCCACATCAACATTGATgaaac
This window encodes:
- the LOC113701951 gene encoding uncharacterized protein → MNPSANRETGAVNAQGQVERRVDSTDYRSSAGGGLDQKPVQVIHQHHDSSPDSKTSGGVLANAAASIASTLESAKEAISRK
- the LOC113701268 gene encoding ADP-ribosylation factor 1-like isoform X2, which gives rise to MGLAISRFAKMLFAKKEMRILMVGLDAAGKTTILYKLKLGEIVTTIPTIGFNVETVEYKNASFTVWDVGGQDKIRPLWRHYFQNTQGLIFVVDSNDKERISEARDELHRMLNEEELRDAILLVFANKQDLPNAMRVSEITDKLGLHSLRQRRWYIQSACATSGQGLYEGLDWLSSNISSKA
- the LOC113701268 gene encoding ADP-ribosylation factor 1-like isoform X1, with amino-acid sequence MGLAISRFAKMLFAKKEMRILMVGLDAAGKTTILYKLKLGEIVTTIPTIGFNVETVEYKNASFTVWDVGGQDKIRPLWRHYFQNTQGLIFVVDSNDKERISEARDELHRMLNEEELRDAILLVFANKQDLPNAMRVSEITDKLGLHSLRQRRWYIQSACATSGQGLYEGLDWLSSNISSKAS